A genomic stretch from Alloyangia pacifica includes:
- the rutD gene encoding pyrimidine utilization protein D — MKFTHHKCGREGARTLVLCSGLGGAQGYWAPHLEALKPRFDLILYDQRGTGANSCALGPTSIEAMADDVLEICDAAGVKHFDLMGHALGGLVGFDLAAREERRVERVVAINAWPEIDAHTARCFDIRLATLAGQGLAAFAALQMNFLYPPFWIAAFPEKIAAEEAHAVAHFQGAENISHRINALRDFRLPAIPDGSDLLLIASKDDALVDVAQSERLAARLPGARLVIFDQGGHAVNLTKREDFEAEALPFLSADV; from the coding sequence ATGAAGTTCACACACCACAAGTGCGGGCGCGAGGGCGCCCGTACGCTTGTCCTGTGCTCGGGCCTCGGCGGTGCGCAGGGCTATTGGGCGCCGCATCTCGAGGCGCTGAAACCGCGCTTCGATCTCATCCTCTATGACCAGCGCGGCACTGGCGCGAACAGCTGCGCGCTCGGTCCGACCTCGATCGAGGCCATGGCCGATGACGTGCTCGAGATCTGCGACGCCGCCGGGGTGAAGCACTTCGATCTCATGGGCCACGCGCTCGGGGGTCTGGTCGGCTTCGATCTGGCGGCGCGCGAAGAGCGCCGGGTCGAGCGGGTGGTGGCGATCAATGCCTGGCCCGAGATCGACGCCCACACCGCGCGCTGCTTCGACATTCGGCTGGCGACCCTGGCGGGGCAGGGGCTCGCGGCCTTCGCGGCGCTGCAGATGAACTTCCTCTACCCGCCATTCTGGATCGCCGCCTTCCCCGAGAAGATCGCCGCCGAGGAGGCGCACGCGGTCGCCCACTTCCAGGGCGCCGAGAATATCAGTCATCGCATCAACGCGCTGCGCGACTTCCGCCTGCCGGCGATCCCCGATGGCTCGGACCTGCTGCTCATCGCCAGCAAGGACGACGCGCTGGTCGACGTGGCCCAGTCCGAGCGGCTGGCGGCACGCCTCCCGGGCGCCAGGCTGGTGATCTTCGACCAGGGCGGCCACGCGGTGAACCTGACCAAGCGCGAAGACTTCGAGGCCGAGGCGCTGCCCTTCCTGTCGGCCGACGTCTGA
- a CDS encoding arylsulfotransferase family protein: MSQFSDTFARRIFSVCLLLALIGAGFVYGSVATRKHLFPAPQLELTYDMLTTLGHNDLTSHPRRHHLQPSRGMGDGVTINKIGDDGALVFMAGFFDDENQARLVHRDGRVMRKWTLDYFTHFPDAGTRVCALASTLNVDQHGALVTPKGEVVFNYEYCGTVKLSPCGAVVWTLNERTHHSIVPASGGGYWLLGRQRWLDSDAPDRMPPFSASASGLEIKEDTILKISEAGEIEQEVSIPKILRDSHLEALLTANGADFSRHAPDRDELVHSNKVGELPAAYAAAFPQFETGDLLVSMRDLNLVMVVDPVSWDVKWHQTGPWLRQHDPEFRPDGRISIFNNNVYRTDYPGEVLDLDTPKITNIIAVEPASGEIELLFGEAPGQKMLSAIRGQHEILPDGGMVIAEFDGGRVIQTSAEGEVVWEYVNAFDDAHVGEITNADVHPPGYFETAWETCPQP, from the coding sequence TGCCTGCTGCTCGCCCTTATTGGCGCCGGGTTCGTGTACGGCTCTGTTGCCACGCGAAAGCATCTCTTCCCCGCCCCACAACTCGAACTCACCTATGACATGCTCACCACGCTGGGGCACAACGATCTGACCAGCCACCCCCGGCGCCACCATCTTCAGCCGTCGCGCGGCATGGGCGACGGCGTGACCATCAACAAGATCGGCGACGACGGCGCGCTGGTCTTCATGGCCGGGTTCTTCGACGACGAGAACCAGGCCCGGCTGGTGCACCGCGATGGACGCGTGATGCGCAAGTGGACGCTCGACTATTTCACCCATTTTCCCGACGCCGGAACCCGGGTCTGCGCGCTTGCCAGCACGCTCAACGTCGACCAGCACGGCGCGCTGGTGACGCCGAAGGGAGAGGTCGTCTTCAACTACGAGTACTGCGGCACGGTGAAGCTCTCACCCTGCGGCGCAGTGGTCTGGACGCTGAACGAGCGCACCCATCATTCGATCGTTCCCGCGTCGGGCGGCGGCTACTGGCTACTTGGCCGCCAGCGCTGGCTCGATTCCGACGCGCCAGACCGCATGCCTCCCTTCTCCGCATCGGCGAGCGGGCTGGAGATCAAGGAGGACACGATCCTGAAAATCAGCGAGGCGGGTGAGATCGAGCAAGAGGTGTCGATCCCGAAGATACTCCGCGACTCCCATCTCGAGGCGCTGCTGACCGCAAATGGGGCGGACTTCAGCCGCCACGCCCCCGACCGCGACGAGCTGGTGCATTCCAACAAGGTCGGCGAGCTGCCCGCCGCCTACGCTGCCGCCTTTCCCCAGTTCGAGACCGGGGACTTGCTGGTCTCGATGCGCGATCTCAACCTCGTCATGGTTGTCGATCCGGTCAGCTGGGATGTGAAGTGGCACCAGACCGGCCCCTGGCTGCGCCAGCACGATCCCGAGTTCCGCCCCGACGGGCGCATCTCGATCTTCAACAACAACGTCTACCGGACCGATTATCCCGGCGAGGTGCTCGACCTCGACACGCCCAAGATCACCAATATCATCGCCGTCGAGCCCGCCAGCGGCGAGATCGAGCTGCTCTTCGGCGAGGCGCCCGGGCAGAAGATGCTCTCGGCGATCCGCGGCCAGCACGAGATCCTGCCCGATGGTGGCATGGTGATCGCCGAGTTTGACGGCGGCCGGGTGATCCAGACCAGCGCCGAGGGCGAAGTGGTCTGGGAATATGTCAACGCCTTTGATGACGCCCATGTCGGCGAGATCACCAACGCCGACGTCCATCCCCCCGGCTATTTTGAAACGGCTTGGGAGACATGCCCCCAGCCCTAG
- a CDS encoding copper chaperone PCu(A)C, with amino-acid sequence MKTTLITALGFVLLSSAGAHADHAHADRAHEDHAQAEHKMDHGAQMAAHDGAVYEIGALHIERPFSRASLPNQPVGGGFFTVTNTGSEDDRLIAASTSPERADHMEIHEMAMDGQVMKMRELSDGLSIPAGETVELKPGGFHLMMMGLKQPLVEGESVTVSLTFEQAGTIEIPLAIGALNAKGGAAQGHMTHGN; translated from the coding sequence ATGAAGACCACCCTGATCACCGCCCTCGGCTTTGTGCTGCTGTCGTCTGCTGGCGCCCATGCGGACCACGCGCATGCCGATCGCGCCCATGAGGATCACGCGCAGGCAGAGCACAAGATGGACCACGGCGCGCAGATGGCCGCGCACGATGGTGCCGTCTACGAAATCGGCGCCCTGCACATCGAAAGGCCGTTCTCGCGCGCCAGCCTGCCCAACCAGCCGGTGGGCGGCGGCTTTTTCACCGTGACCAACACCGGCTCCGAGGATGACCGGCTGATCGCCGCGAGCACCTCGCCGGAGCGGGCCGACCACATGGAGATCCACGAGATGGCCATGGACGGGCAGGTGATGAAGATGCGCGAGCTGTCCGACGGCCTGTCGATCCCCGCGGGCGAGACCGTCGAACTGAAGCCGGGCGGCTTCCACCTCATGATGATGGGGCTGAAGCAGCCGCTGGTCGAAGGTGAGAGCGTCACCGTCTCGCTCACCTTCGAGCAGGCCGGCACCATCGAGATCCCGCTGGCCATCGGCGCGCTCAACGCCAAGGGCGGCGCGGCGCAGGGTCACATGACCCACGGCAACTGA
- a CDS encoding lytic murein transglycosylase: MGSTRRTFLITGGAMALLAGCGGGGYSGGAAAADDPMLRPQPNPGWDNWVASFRGRALSQGISAPTYDAAFRSAGFLPGVVERDRSQTEFTRTLEDYLAITANEQKVSQGRSELRRNMGVLREIEARYGVPPHVVCAVWGMESSYGTRRGNIPVISACSTLAFDGRRGAFFEQQTLAALRILERGDIDPVHLTGSWAGAMGHTQFIPTTYQSYAVDFRGDGRRDIWSEDPTDGLASTANYLARSGWRRGEPWGVEVLLPAGGASMAGGSRSGAGWAAAGLRPAAGGSLPSGTGKLLLPQGAAGPAFLVYRNFNVILRYNNAQNYGIGVGHLSDRLLGAGPLRGGFPPDRYGLTIEDRRELQGRLNSAGFDAGTPDGVLGKKTTAAIEGYQARAGLPVTGEPSQGLLAQLRRG; encoded by the coding sequence ATGGGCAGCACACGGCGGACTTTCCTGATCACGGGCGGGGCGATGGCCCTGCTGGCAGGCTGCGGAGGCGGCGGCTATTCGGGCGGCGCAGCGGCCGCCGATGATCCCATGCTGCGGCCGCAGCCGAACCCCGGCTGGGACAACTGGGTTGCCTCGTTCCGCGGCCGCGCGCTGTCGCAGGGCATCTCTGCCCCGACCTATGATGCCGCATTCCGATCGGCGGGCTTCCTGCCCGGCGTGGTCGAACGCGACCGCAGCCAGACCGAGTTCACCCGCACGCTCGAGGACTACCTCGCGATCACTGCCAACGAGCAGAAGGTCAGCCAGGGGCGCTCGGAACTCCGCCGCAATATGGGCGTGCTGCGCGAGATCGAGGCACGCTACGGCGTGCCGCCGCATGTGGTCTGCGCGGTCTGGGGCATGGAAAGCAGCTACGGCACCCGGCGCGGCAACATCCCGGTGATCTCCGCCTGCTCGACGCTGGCCTTCGACGGGCGCCGCGGCGCCTTCTTCGAGCAGCAGACATTGGCGGCGCTGCGTATCCTCGAGCGCGGCGACATTGATCCCGTGCATCTCACCGGCAGCTGGGCCGGTGCCATGGGCCATACGCAGTTCATTCCCACCACCTACCAGAGCTACGCAGTGGACTTCCGTGGCGACGGTCGGCGTGACATCTGGTCCGAGGATCCCACCGACGGGCTTGCTTCGACCGCCAACTATCTCGCGCGGAGCGGCTGGCGCCGCGGCGAGCCATGGGGGGTCGAGGTGCTGCTGCCCGCGGGCGGAGCCTCCATGGCCGGGGGCTCGCGCAGCGGCGCGGGCTGGGCCGCGGCAGGGCTGCGCCCGGCGGCGGGCGGATCGCTGCCCTCGGGTACGGGCAAGCTGCTGCTGCCGCAGGGCGCAGCGGGGCCGGCCTTCCTCGTCTATCGCAACTTCAATGTCATCCTGCGCTACAACAACGCGCAGAACTACGGGATCGGGGTCGGCCACCTGTCGGACCGGCTCTTGGGAGCGGGACCGCTGCGCGGCGGCTTCCCGCCGGACCGCTACGGGTTGACCATCGAGGATCGGCGCGAGTTGCAGGGCCGGCTCAATTCGGCGGGCTTTGACGCGGGCACGCCGGACGGGGTGCTGGGCAAGAAGACCACGGCGGCGATCGAAGGCTACCAGGCGCGGGCCGGACTGCCGGTCACCGGCGAGCCGTCGCAGGGGCTTCTGGCGCAGTTGCGGCGCGGCTGA
- a CDS encoding isochorismatase family protein translates to MEVAAQPEAFGFDPKTTALIVVDMQNAYATKGGYVDLAGFDVSGARSCIEKISKVTKACRDAGVLVTFLQNGWDPAYVEAGGPDSANVKKSNAIKTMKRRPELWGQLLAKGGWDYDIIDELQPQEGDLLIPKPRYSGFFNSYLDSALRSRGIKTLVFTGIATNVCVESSLRDAFHLEYHCLMLEDATNHLGPDFIQKASVYNVATFFGWVSKTDDFCAALISKEEKELSNA, encoded by the coding sequence ATGGAAGTTGCCGCACAACCCGAAGCCTTCGGCTTCGATCCCAAGACCACCGCGCTGATCGTGGTGGACATGCAGAACGCCTATGCCACCAAGGGTGGCTACGTCGACCTTGCGGGCTTCGACGTGTCGGGTGCGCGCTCCTGCATCGAGAAGATCTCGAAGGTGACGAAGGCCTGCCGTGACGCCGGTGTGCTGGTCACCTTCCTGCAGAACGGCTGGGATCCGGCCTACGTCGAAGCTGGCGGGCCAGACTCTGCCAACGTCAAGAAATCCAACGCCATCAAGACGATGAAGAGGCGCCCCGAGCTCTGGGGCCAGCTTCTGGCCAAGGGCGGTTGGGACTATGACATCATCGACGAGCTGCAGCCGCAGGAGGGAGATCTGCTCATCCCCAAGCCGCGCTACTCGGGGTTTTTCAACTCCTACCTCGACAGCGCCCTTCGCTCGCGCGGGATAAAGACGCTGGTTTTCACCGGGATCGCCACCAATGTCTGCGTGGAAAGCTCGCTGCGCGACGCCTTCCACCTCGAGTACCATTGCCTGATGCTCGAAGACGCGACCAACCACCTCGGGCCGGACTTCATCCAGAAGGCCTCGGTCTACAACGTCGCCACCTTCTTCGGCTGGGTCTCAAAGACCGACGACTTCTGCGCCGCGCTCATCTCCAAGGAAGAAAAGGAACTCTCGAATGCCTAA
- a CDS encoding SCO family protein, which produces MNKQGITAIRIALWGLVFLALVALLWVRVIAPRLEQDVTASLGRGDYQLTATDGSTFTEDSLKGAPSAVFFGFTHCPEVCPTTLGDIATWQEGLGEAGQKLRVFFVTVDPERDTAEQLEQYVSWVPGVLGVSGSREQMDKAIKAFRIYARQVPLDDGGYTMDHSAMVLLFDEGGDYAGLINYQEDYDRALGKLRALVEAS; this is translated from the coding sequence GTGAACAAGCAAGGCATTACCGCCATCCGCATCGCGCTCTGGGGGCTGGTCTTCCTGGCCCTAGTCGCCCTGCTATGGGTCCGCGTCATCGCGCCGCGACTGGAACAAGATGTCACCGCCTCGCTGGGGCGCGGCGACTATCAGCTGACCGCCACCGACGGCAGCACCTTCACCGAGGACAGCCTGAAGGGCGCCCCTTCGGCAGTGTTCTTCGGCTTCACCCATTGTCCCGAGGTTTGCCCGACCACGCTTGGCGACATTGCCACATGGCAGGAGGGGCTGGGCGAGGCAGGTCAAAAACTGCGGGTCTTCTTCGTCACCGTCGATCCCGAGCGCGACACGGCCGAGCAGCTCGAGCAATACGTCTCCTGGGTGCCCGGGGTGCTGGGGGTCTCGGGATCGCGCGAGCAGATGGACAAGGCGATCAAGGCCTTCCGCATCTACGCCCGCCAGGTGCCGCTGGACGATGGCGGCTACACGATGGACCATTCAGCCATGGTGCTGCTCTTTGACGAGGGCGGCGACTACGCGGGGCTGATCAACTACCAGGAAGATTATGATCGGGCGCTCGGCAAGCTGCGCGCGCTGGTCGAGGCCTCCTGA
- the rutA gene encoding pyrimidine utilization protein A: MEIGVFLPIGNNGWLISETAPQYKPSFELNKQITLSAEKHGLDFVLTMIKLRGFGGKTEFWDHNLESFTLMAGLAACTSKIKLYATAASLVMPPAIVARMAATIDSISNGRFGVNLVTGWQKPEYSQMGMWPGDAFFGTRYKYLGEYAQVLRDLWETGKSDLKGEFFEMDDCRLSPQPQADMKVICAGSSDAGMAFSAQYADYNFCFGKGVNTPKAFAPNAERLKEATAKTGRDVSTYALFMIISDETDEKARAKWEHYKQGADEEALSWLGLQSAADTTSGTDTNVRQMSDPVSAVNINMGTLVGSYETVARMLDEVAEVPGTGGVLLTFDDFVQGVEDFGARIQPLMACRKAVQVAEPA; encoded by the coding sequence ATGGAAATCGGGGTCTTTCTTCCCATCGGAAACAACGGCTGGCTCATCTCCGAGACCGCGCCGCAGTACAAGCCGAGCTTCGAGCTCAACAAGCAGATCACCCTCAGCGCCGAGAAGCACGGGCTGGATTTTGTGCTCACCATGATCAAGCTGCGTGGGTTCGGCGGCAAGACTGAGTTCTGGGACCACAACCTCGAGAGCTTCACCCTGATGGCCGGGCTCGCCGCCTGCACCAGCAAGATCAAGCTCTATGCCACGGCCGCCTCGCTGGTGATGCCGCCGGCGATCGTCGCGCGCATGGCTGCGACGATCGATTCCATCTCGAACGGCCGCTTCGGGGTGAACCTCGTCACTGGCTGGCAGAAGCCCGAATACAGCCAGATGGGCATGTGGCCGGGGGATGCGTTCTTCGGCACCCGCTACAAGTATCTCGGCGAGTACGCGCAGGTGCTGCGCGACCTCTGGGAGACCGGCAAGAGCGATCTCAAGGGAGAGTTCTTCGAGATGGACGATTGCCGGCTAAGCCCGCAGCCGCAAGCTGACATGAAGGTGATCTGTGCCGGCTCCTCGGATGCAGGCATGGCCTTCTCGGCGCAATATGCCGATTACAATTTCTGCTTCGGCAAGGGGGTGAACACGCCCAAGGCCTTCGCACCCAACGCAGAGCGCCTCAAGGAAGCCACCGCGAAGACCGGGCGCGACGTGTCGACCTATGCGCTCTTCATGATCATCTCCGACGAGACCGACGAGAAGGCCCGCGCCAAGTGGGAGCACTACAAGCAGGGCGCCGACGAAGAGGCGCTGTCCTGGCTCGGCTTGCAGAGCGCGGCGGACACCACATCGGGCACCGACACCAACGTGCGGCAGATGTCCGATCCGGTTTCGGCGGTGAACATCAACATGGGCACGCTGGTCGGCTCTTACGAGACCGTCGCCCGGATGCTCGACGAAGTGGCAGAAGTTCCCGGCACGGGCGGCGTTCTGCTGACCTTCGACGATTTCGTGCAGGGGGTCGAGGATTTCGGCGCCAGGATCCAGCCGCTCATGGCCTGCCGCAAAGCGGTGCAGGTCGCCGAACCCGCATGA
- a CDS encoding sulfotransferase: MIATFLVSLLAVAGFGLGLWRSKVVPLCRATLGTAMTGITAMMDNELDDDAKEIAVRRAGFALIGAAFGLFWRFALSLALAALPVLAADLMGLVPREAVLSLMLRLDYLFVVSVAAIAGGESLRRLRGPRRHDPEALPEINRYSTADRFFHMLAFASPAVLKGASRLEDRLMPGAVQEPAGPPIFVASLARGGTTALLNALHEVPAIATHTYRDMPFVTAPALWNRLAGGRGRDVGRHERAHGDGLEIDLDSPEAFEEVLWKTLWPGKYRAEGIALWQAEDRDPAAEAFIARQMHKVIHARSPGGPARYCSKNNANIARIPYLLEAFPGCRIVVPLRRPETHAASLLRQHLNFLKLQADDEFIRRYMRDIGHFEFGRIHRPLLFPGFDPAAFETTTPDYWINYWLQAFRYVQRFEDRCLFVLQDDMRADPQKTLEALCEALGVAPGKIDFSAHFRPMPDRAPQDLYDPALFAEADAVYERLAQRGVLPGALSPVGGKVITVRA, from the coding sequence ATGATCGCCACCTTCCTCGTCTCGCTGCTGGCCGTGGCCGGTTTCGGTCTCGGGCTCTGGCGCAGTAAGGTCGTGCCGCTGTGCCGCGCCACACTCGGCACCGCGATGACCGGTATCACCGCCATGATGGACAATGAGCTCGACGACGACGCCAAGGAGATTGCCGTGCGCCGGGCCGGTTTCGCGCTGATCGGCGCGGCCTTCGGCCTCTTCTGGCGCTTCGCCCTGTCTCTGGCGCTGGCCGCGCTGCCGGTGCTCGCCGCCGACCTCATGGGTCTGGTGCCACGCGAGGCAGTGCTCTCGCTGATGCTGCGGCTCGACTACCTCTTCGTGGTCTCGGTGGCTGCGATCGCCGGTGGCGAGAGCCTGCGTCGCCTGCGTGGGCCGCGCCGCCACGATCCCGAGGCGCTGCCCGAGATCAACCGCTATTCCACCGCCGACCGCTTCTTCCACATGCTGGCCTTTGCCAGCCCCGCGGTGCTGAAGGGCGCCTCGAGGCTCGAGGACCGGCTGATGCCCGGCGCGGTGCAGGAGCCGGCCGGCCCGCCCATCTTTGTCGCCTCGCTGGCGCGGGGCGGCACCACGGCGTTGCTCAACGCGCTGCACGAGGTGCCCGCCATCGCCACGCACACCTATCGCGACATGCCCTTCGTCACCGCGCCGGCGCTGTGGAACCGGCTCGCCGGCGGGCGCGGGCGCGACGTGGGGCGGCACGAGCGCGCCCATGGCGACGGCCTGGAGATCGACCTCGACAGCCCCGAGGCCTTCGAGGAGGTGCTGTGGAAGACGCTCTGGCCCGGCAAGTACCGCGCCGAAGGCATCGCGCTCTGGCAGGCCGAGGACCGCGACCCCGCCGCCGAGGCCTTCATCGCCCGCCAGATGCACAAGGTGATCCACGCCCGCAGCCCAGGGGGCCCGGCCCGCTACTGTTCGAAGAACAATGCAAATATCGCCCGCATCCCCTATCTGCTCGAGGCTTTCCCCGGCTGCCGCATCGTGGTGCCGTTGCGCCGGCCAGAGACCCATGCCGCCTCGCTTCTGCGCCAGCACCTGAACTTTCTGAAGCTGCAAGCGGACGACGAGTTCATTCGCCGATACATGCGCGACATCGGCCATTTCGAGTTCGGTCGGATCCACAGGCCGCTGCTCTTTCCCGGCTTCGATCCCGCCGCCTTTGAGACCACGACGCCGGACTATTGGATCAACTACTGGCTGCAGGCCTTCCGCTACGTGCAACGCTTCGAGGACCGCTGCCTCTTCGTGCTGCAGGACGACATGCGTGCCGACCCGCAGAAGACGCTCGAGGCACTCTGCGAAGCGCTCGGCGTGGCGCCCGGCAAGATCGATTTCAGTGCCCATTTCCGCCCCATGCCCGACCGGGCGCCGCAGGACCTCTACGATCCGGCGCTCTTTGCCGAGGCGGACGCGGTCTACGAGCGCCTCGCGCAGCGCGGCGTCCTGCCCGGCGCCCTGTCGCCCGTCGGCGGAAAAGTGATCACCGTGCGCGCCTAG
- the rutC gene encoding pyrimidine utilization protein C, protein MPKTPVIPEGTGKPLAPYLPGVLADGVVYVSGTLPFDKENNVVHVGDAAAQTKHVLETIKSVIETAGGTMDDVVMNHIFVTDWDNYGAVNEVYATYFPGDKPARYCIQCGLVKPDALVEIATVAVIKG, encoded by the coding sequence ATGCCTAAGACTCCCGTGATCCCCGAAGGCACCGGCAAGCCGCTCGCACCCTACCTGCCGGGCGTGCTGGCCGACGGGGTGGTCTATGTGTCGGGCACGTTGCCCTTCGACAAGGAAAACAACGTCGTACACGTCGGTGATGCGGCAGCGCAGACCAAGCACGTGCTGGAGACGATCAAGTCGGTGATAGAAACCGCCGGGGGCACGATGGACGACGTGGTGATGAACCACATCTTCGTCACCGACTGGGACAACTACGGCGCGGTGAACGAGGTCTATGCGACCTATTTTCCGGGCGACAAGCCAGCGCGCTACTGCATTCAATGCGGGTTGGTGAAGCCCGATGCGTTGGTCGAGATCGCCACGGTGGCGGTCATCAAGGGATGA